A stretch of DNA from Natrinema halophilum:
GTCGAGCGCTTCGGTACCACAGTCACCCAGCCGCAGGGAGCCGTCTCTGACGCCGGTTCGAACCGCCTCGAGATCGACGTCGTAGCGATCGATCTTCTCCTCATCGCTCAAATTTTCGGCGGCCGTTCCGACACTCGAGGAAGTCGATCCCGATTCAGCGGGGAGGCTCGCGGAGAACGTGCCCGGGATCTCGCGTTCCTCGTAGTCCGGATAGAGTTCGGCGAGCGTCGTATCGGCGGTGATCTCGCCAGTGTCGGGTTCGTCTCCGTCTCGACCGACGGTGAGCTCGCCGCTCTCGGTGGCCGTGTTCCTGGCGGTATCGACGACAGTGAGTTCGATCTGGTATGTCCCCCGCCCGTCGTACGTGTGGGTGATAACTGCGCCCGTCGCAGTCGTTCCGTCTCCGAGATCCCACTCGTAGGAGTCGATGTCGCCCGTGGAGTCGGAGCCGTCGAGTTCGACTTCCTGGCCCGCCTCGAGACCAGTCTCGAGGCCGGTAATCGTCGCGCGCAGCCCGGCGTCGGACGCGTCCACTTCGTCCCACGGCCCCCATTCGCCGCCAGTTCCGGGTTCGTTGCCGCGCGTCCACCAGTTGGCTTCCCAGACGGAATCGGCGTGGAGGACGCGGTCGCCCTCGGTATAGACGGTCTCTGGATCCCAGGTCGGATAGTCACCGTCCTCGGCGGCGACTGACCCGGTCGCACCGAATCCTGCCGCCAGTACGGAGAGCTTCGTCGTGTTACTCAGTACGTTCCGGCGTGTTTCCTTCATTTTGTCAAACCTCTGTATCTACTGCAGACTGGTTGCGTTCCAAGCAACCACTTGTGGAAACTACTATGTTACAATAAAATTTATTACGTATGTACCAGCCATTGTGATCACCGGTAGAGGGGAACATTTCGAGTTTCGACGGGCGAAATCCCGATAAAACCGTTACTCTGGCCCAAACGCTCCGCTCGACCAAGCGTTATCAGTACCGTAAGGTGGTTTTCCGGTAGTCGACCGGCGAGACCGGACAGAGGCCCATACTGTAAATAATGTTGTGTCTTTCGAACTCGGATAGACCGAAGACGGCCGATCGATGACGATACGGCGAACTGGCTAGCCGTTTCGCCGATACGAACCGTCCGTTGATCGGTTGCAGCACGAAAAAAGACCACCCGTAACAGAACGAGTCGCTAGATGACGACGGTCGAACCCGATTTACGCGGGTGCAGCCGTGTCAGAGGCCTCGAGCAGTTCTTTGTACCGGTTTCGGATGGTGACTTCGGAGATGCTCGCGACTTCGCTGACTTCGTTCTGGGTGACCTTCTCGTTGGTCAGCAGCGCTGCAGCATATACCGCCGCTGCGGCAAGGCCAACCGGAGATTTGCCGCTGTGGACACCCTCCTGACGGGCCGATTCGAGCAGTTCTCGAGCCATACGCTCAGTTTCGTCCGACAGGTCGAGGTCGCTGACGAATCGCGGGACGTAGTGTTCGGGGTCGGCTGGCTTAACTTCGAGGCCGAGTTCCCGAATGATGTAGCGGTAGGTACGGGTCAGTTCCATCTTCTCGACGCGGGAAACGGCCGAGATTTCGTCGAGACTGCGCGGAGTGCCTGCCTGACGAGCGGCGGCGTATAGCGAGGCAGTCGCGACGCCTTCGATCGACCGACCCGGGAGGAGGTCCTCTTCGAGTGCGCGTCGGTAGATGACGCTTGCCGTTTCACGGACGTTCTCGGGGAGGCCGAGTGCGGAGGCCATCCGGTCGATTTCACCGAGTGCCTGTTTGAGGTTGCGCTCCTTGGAGTCGCGGGTTCGGAACCGCTCGTTCCAGGTGCGCAAACGCTGCATCTTCTGTCGCTGGCGACTCGAGAGTGCACGTCCGTAGGCGTCTTTGTCCTGCCAGCCGATGTTAGTCGAGAGGCCCTGATCGTGCATCATGTTGGTCGTGGGCGCACCCACGCGGGACTTCTCGTCTTTTTCGGCGGCGTCGAACGCTCGCCATTCTGGACCGCGGTCGATCTCGTCTTCTTCCACGACGAGACCGCAATCCTCACAGACTGTTTCGGCGTGTTCGTCGTCCGAGACGAGTCGACCGCCACATTCCGGGCAGCGTTCGCGTTCGTCGGATACCGCAGTTGTTTCTTCGTCTTCGGTCTCTCTTTCGTTCGTGTACGTCCTGATGCTGGTATCTGTCATGGTGGATCGGGTGGGTTACTCGGGGCTTCCGGGTGGGGTAACCAGAAGAAACCCGGTGGCCTCAGCTAACATTGAGTAAGGTCGTAAGCCACATAAATGTTTCGCCTACTTTATAAACAAATCGGGTTTGCTGTTATATATGTTCCGGTTATATAGCGATTAATCATTTGAGATAGCAGGGGCAATGTTCACACGCTTCCAGAGCGGACGCGTTAGTCCACCGTAAACAGGTGGCCCTCGCATGGGACGTCGAACAGTCCGATGCGAGCGCCTGCGTCGAGCCACGCATGGCCGTACGAGAACGAAGCCAGAGCGTTGACGAGGTCGTCTTGCTCTCGAAAGTGATTCCCGTCTTCGAGATAGGATGCCGCCATCTCGTAATAGTCGGCTGCTCCCTC
This window harbors:
- a CDS encoding DUF357 domain-containing protein is translated as MAADLEEKTDRYGELLAEALEATEIAPPEGTPMAEGAADYYEMAASYLEDGNHFREQDDLVNALASFSYGHAWLDAGARIGLFDVPCEGHLFTVD
- a CDS encoding transcription initiation factor IIB, with protein sequence MTDTSIRTYTNERETEDEETTAVSDERERCPECGGRLVSDDEHAETVCEDCGLVVEEDEIDRGPEWRAFDAAEKDEKSRVGAPTTNMMHDQGLSTNIGWQDKDAYGRALSSRQRQKMQRLRTWNERFRTRDSKERNLKQALGEIDRMASALGLPENVRETASVIYRRALEEDLLPGRSIEGVATASLYAAARQAGTPRSLDEISAVSRVEKMELTRTYRYIIRELGLEVKPADPEHYVPRFVSDLDLSDETERMARELLESARQEGVHSGKSPVGLAAAAVYAAALLTNEKVTQNEVSEVASISEVTIRNRYKELLEASDTAAPA